CACGAGATCCTGCTGAGCAACGGCAAGGTCTTAAGGCTGGTTTTCTTCCAGTTCAACTTTTCCGTCAGCGGCACCTTATCGAACATTCCCCGCTCGGCGCTATCGGCATGATGAAACAAACCGTGACGGGCTTTTGCCCTCGGCTGCCAGCACTCGCACAACATGGGCGTGCATTTCACCGTTACCGCCGATCACGACCTTCGCGATACGTCGCTGGACGCGGTCCGCGGTTGTTTTACGCCGCTAGAGCCGTTGTTTCTTGAGATTTCCACTAGGCGGCAGGCGGGACCTGACAGATGGCAGAACGTTACCGAGCCTGGTAATGCTCAGCCGAACCACTTCTATGCACCAGCGGGCTTTTCGGTATTCATTGGGCCTGCCGCGCTCACTTTTCACCACGGCACTCGCTTCGAGATGTTCATTGAAGCCGCTAGCGAGCGCGAATTGCTGCGCCGCTTCAGCCGGCACCTCGCGAGCCTGTTCGGTCAGCAGCGGGCCCTCTACGCGCCCTGCGAGGGCGCCGGCGACGTGATTCGCGATCTGGTCATCGATGGCTGCTCGCTGGCCGAGATTGAGGCACGCCTTCACGAGCGCAGCAGCCCACCGACGACAATCGAAGAGCTTGCCGACCGATCGTGGCCAGAGTTACGTTACTACTTTGACGAGTTCGACGGATGTTAGAGGATACGTGTGGTGGTTTTCTCATGGTGTGGTTGCAAACAATCGCTCACGGCGTCCGCCTCCTCTGGCCACCGCTCCGGCCAAGGTACGGCGTGCGATTCCGCCAGCGCATAGAACTCGTGGAGCTCGCAGATAGAATTCGCGCACCTCGGGGCGTTTCGACCGGCTCAGGATCAGCAAATTATGGGTCCAGGGCAATTGTGTCACCAGCGGTGATACTTTTTCGTCGCCCACATAGGTCTCGTAGAACTGCCGCATCCGAAACAGGTTGCGCCGGGTGAAACCTTTCAAGCCTGGGTGCGTCCGGGCAATGTGGTCGGCCAATTGCTGAACCACTCCTTCGCCCCATGCGGGCCGATTCAAGCTTGCGGCTGATGTATTCGCCGATTTGCCAGTAAAGGCCGACCAGCTCTTGATTGATGGCTGCGAAGGCACGGGCGCGCGCCGCCTCGATGAGTCGCAGCACCTCGTTAAAATCGACGGGCACGGCATGAGCGGATACGAGTGCCTTGGTCTGAGGCGTGCGCTTTCCCTTCCTGGGGGGTTTGCTCATGCCGGCTCCTGCGCCACGGCCAGCAATGCCGCCAGGTCGTAGTTGACGCTGTTGGCGTTGACAGGCCATGCGATGGTTCCTTTCCTCGGAGCTATCTCTCTATCGACCGTTGATCGACTTGTCAAGACACCTGCAGTTATCGCAGAGCGAGTCGCGGGCGGATTGGATGCGGCAAGATGAACGCAGAACGGCGCGGATGTGTTACTTTGTTCATTGTTGGCATGAAAATAGCTGCAACAACCGGCTGGCTGCCGACGGGCACCTGCGTGTTGGCCAACAGGTACGTCGTCCCGCGGCGGTTGTAGAACTCAGGGGTCCCTTACGGGCTGCCGGGAGGAGGCGCCGGTGGATTGCTCAGCATGTTGAGGATGTGACGGGCCAGCCTGTCCTTGATCTCCCGGTGGCGCGGGACCGGCTGATAGACTCCGGTGGTCGGGTTGCGATACCAGTCGTGCTTTCCCCCATGCCGCACGAACTCACAACCGAGTCCTTCGATCTCACGGATCAAGTCCACTCGCTTCATGAGACGACCAAATCGTCCACTTTGCGAATCCCTGGGAGCTCACCGCCGCTGAGATCAGCGTACAAGTCGCGCAGGTGTTGCTTAAGCTCCTCGAGCGTCTCGGCTTGCGTCCAGTAGTCTGGGAAGTCCTGCAGGTAGCCCAACCACGCCCCATCCTCTTGCCAGTAGATGTACTTGACCGTGTGCATCAATCGATCTCTCTCAGTGCGACAATGCCAAGTATATTCTACTGCAAATTGCGCCGGTGCGACAGCCGCCACTCACCGCACCAACCCTCGCTTCCTCAAATAACTGGAAATCAACTGGTCCACCGGCACCTGCGTGTTGGCCAACAAGTACGTCATGCCGCGGCGGTTGCAGAACTCACGGGCACTATCGACAAACGCCGCCAAGGTCTGCTTGTACCGCTTCAGCAGCGGGGCGCTGACGGTGATCTCGGCCACGTCCTCGTCTTCGCAGTCGATCAGCCGCAAGTCGCCCTTCACGTCGGGATCGACCTCCTCCGGCGAAAGAACATGGATGAGGTAGGCGTCCATCTGCCGGGCGACGAGATACCGCAGCGCGTCTTGAAAGCCGTGCTTGTCGAGCAGGTCGCTGATGAGCACGACGATGCCCTTGCCCGAATTCCGCAGGCAAAAGTTCTTCACGCCTTGGGCCAACGTGACTTCTTCGCCGGCTTCGAGGTGCTCCAGATGGTCGAGCATGCGCCACAAGCTGCGGCGGCCGCGCCACACCGGCCCTGGCTTGCTGGCCGGCTGGCCGAGCGTTTCGATCTTCACGCGGTCGGACCGCACCAGCCCGATGAATCCCAATGCGGCGGCCAACTGCTTGGCGTATTGCAGCTTGCTGGGTTCGCCGAAGGTCATCGACGTGCTGGCGTCGATCAAGGCGTAGAAGTGCAGGTCTTCTTCTTCCAGATAGAGCTTGAGAAACAGCCGATCGAGCCGGGCGTAGGTGTTCCAGTCGATGAACCGCAGGTCGTCGCCATGCACGTAGCTGCGGAAGTCGGCGAACTCGACGCTCTGCCCTTTGCGGCTGCTGCGCCGCTCGCCCTTCATCCGCCCGCGGAAGACCTTGCGGCTGACAAGTTCCAGACGCTCGAGTTGAGCCAACAATTCCGGACTGAGAAGCGGTAACGACGCGGTGGACACGATAGGGTTCAGGGTTCGGGGTTCGGGGTTCAGGGTTCAGGGTTCAGATGAGGGATGAGGGATGAGGGATGAGGGATGAGGGATGAGGGATGAGGGATGAGGGATGAGGGATGAGGGATGAGGGATGAGGGATGAGGGATGAGGGATGAGGGACGAGGG
The sequence above is a segment of the Pirellulales bacterium genome. Coding sequences within it:
- a CDS encoding DUF1016 N-terminal domain-containing protein, producing MSKPPRKGKRTPQTKALVSAHAVPVDFNEVLRLIEAARARAFAAINQELVGLYWQIGEYISRKLESARMGRRSGSAIGRPHCPDAPRLERFHPAQPVSDAAVLRDLCGRRKSITAGDTIALDP
- a CDS encoding type II toxin-antitoxin system HicA family toxin codes for the protein MKRVDLIREIEGLGCEFVRHGGKHDWYRNPTTGVYQPVPRHREIKDRLARHILNMLSNPPAPPPGSP
- a CDS encoding type II toxin-antitoxin system HicB family antitoxin; this encodes MHTVKYIYWQEDGAWLGYLQDFPDYWTQAETLEELKQHLRDLYADLSGGELPGIRKVDDLVVS
- a CDS encoding DUF58 domain-containing protein, whose amino-acid sequence is MSTASLPLLSPELLAQLERLELVSRKVFRGRMKGERRSSRKGQSVEFADFRSYVHGDDLRFIDWNTYARLDRLFLKLYLEEEDLHFYALIDASTSMTFGEPSKLQYAKQLAAALGFIGLVRSDRVKIETLGQPASKPGPVWRGRRSLWRMLDHLEHLEAGEEVTLAQGVKNFCLRNSGKGIVVLISDLLDKHGFQDALRYLVARQMDAYLIHVLSPEEVDPDVKGDLRLIDCEDEDVAEITVSAPLLKRYKQTLAAFVDSAREFCNRRGMTYLLANTQVPVDQLISSYLRKRGLVR